A stretch of Arthrobacter sp. NEB 688 DNA encodes these proteins:
- a CDS encoding ABC transporter permease, translating to MRFYVQSVGWVPRTLRRYRREVVRLLAEVSLGTGALSVIGGTVGVLTFLAFFTGSQVGLQGYSSLDQLGTGAFAGFVSAYLNTREIAPLVAGLALAATVGCGFTAQLGAMRISEEVDALEVMGIPSLPFLVTTRMIAGFVAVIPLYVLGLLSSYAATRFIVTDYFGQSKGTYDHYFHLFLPPGDILWSFAKVLVFAVVIIGIHCYYGYTASGGPAGVGVAVGRAVRTSIVAVNVIDFFLSLAIWGATTTVRIAG from the coding sequence ATGCGCTTCTACGTGCAGTCCGTCGGGTGGGTGCCGCGCACCCTGCGGCGCTACCGGCGCGAGGTCGTCCGCCTGCTCGCCGAGGTCTCGCTCGGCACCGGCGCCCTCAGCGTCATCGGCGGCACCGTGGGCGTGCTGACCTTCCTCGCCTTCTTCACCGGCAGCCAGGTCGGCCTCCAGGGCTACAGCTCGCTCGACCAGCTCGGCACCGGCGCGTTCGCCGGCTTCGTCTCGGCCTACCTCAACACCCGCGAGATCGCGCCGCTGGTGGCCGGCCTGGCCCTCGCGGCGACCGTCGGCTGTGGCTTCACCGCGCAGCTCGGGGCGATGCGGATCAGCGAGGAGGTCGACGCCCTCGAGGTCATGGGCATCCCGAGCCTGCCCTTCCTCGTGACGACCCGGATGATCGCCGGCTTCGTCGCGGTCATCCCCCTCTACGTCCTCGGGCTGCTCTCGTCGTACGCGGCGACCCGCTTCATCGTCACCGACTACTTCGGGCAGTCCAAGGGCACCTACGACCACTACTTCCACCTGTTCCTGCCGCCCGGCGACATCCTCTGGTCCTTCGCCAAGGTGCTCGTGTTCGCCGTCGTCATCATCGGCATCCACTGCTACTACGGCTACACCGCGAGCGGCGGGCCGGCCGGGGTCGGCGTCGCGGTCGGCCGGGCGGTGCGCACCTCGATCGTCGCCGTCAACGTCATCGACTTCTTCCTCAGCCTCGCGATCTGGGGCGCGACGACGACGGTGAGGATCGCCGGATGA
- a CDS encoding MCE family protein → MSGGFLAGLRERAYGVAFLLVAVLGVAASVATFEKVFTQVVTVTLRTDRIGSQLQEAADVKIRGVVVGEVRSISSSPQGATLTLALDPAATDLVPASVSARLLPKTLFGERFVDLVAPQGDPGRAIREGDVIPQDRTSVAIELERVFEELLPLLRTVRPEKLAATLNALATALDGRGTKLGENLVLVNRYFTELNPSLPLVQEDISGLADLASTYAEAAPDLLRAANALRTTNTTIVEKQDQLTGFLAGTAGFANTTAAFLEQNEDRIIQVGRVQRPTLEVLAKHAPVYPCLARGLVNWIPRAEGIFAGGQFHITLETPPQRSAYRPGQEPAWQDDRGPTCRGLPSPGGSQKNPRGSVTFADGTGGAAGSSVPSALLAPGAVAVGNVDSGLAGTRAEQEVVAIALASEGHGEPSALTTLLAGPMLRGAVVDQ, encoded by the coding sequence ATGAGCGGTGGGTTCCTCGCGGGGCTGCGGGAGCGGGCGTACGGCGTCGCGTTCCTGCTCGTCGCCGTGCTCGGCGTCGCGGCGTCCGTCGCCACCTTCGAGAAGGTCTTCACGCAGGTCGTCACCGTCACGCTGCGCACCGACCGGATCGGGAGCCAGCTCCAGGAGGCCGCCGACGTCAAGATCCGCGGCGTCGTCGTCGGCGAGGTGCGCTCCATCTCCTCGAGCCCGCAGGGCGCGACGCTCACGCTGGCGCTCGACCCCGCCGCCACCGACCTCGTCCCGGCCTCGGTCAGCGCCCGGCTGCTGCCCAAGACCCTCTTCGGCGAGCGCTTCGTCGACCTCGTCGCGCCGCAGGGCGACCCCGGCCGGGCGATCCGCGAGGGCGACGTCATCCCGCAGGACCGGACCAGCGTCGCCATCGAGCTCGAGCGGGTCTTCGAGGAGCTGCTGCCGCTGCTGCGCACGGTCCGGCCGGAGAAGCTGGCGGCGACGCTCAACGCGCTCGCGACCGCCCTCGACGGCCGGGGGACGAAGCTCGGCGAGAACCTCGTCCTCGTCAACCGCTACTTCACCGAGCTCAACCCGAGCCTGCCCCTGGTCCAGGAGGACATCAGCGGCCTGGCCGACCTCGCGAGCACGTACGCCGAGGCCGCTCCCGACCTGCTGCGCGCCGCGAACGCGCTGCGCACGACGAACACGACCATCGTCGAGAAGCAGGACCAGCTCACGGGCTTCCTCGCGGGGACGGCCGGTTTCGCCAACACGACCGCCGCCTTCCTCGAGCAGAACGAGGACCGGATCATCCAGGTCGGCCGGGTGCAGCGTCCGACGCTGGAGGTCCTCGCCAAGCACGCGCCCGTCTACCCCTGTCTCGCACGGGGGCTGGTCAACTGGATCCCGCGAGCCGAGGGCATCTTCGCCGGCGGCCAGTTCCACATCACCCTCGAGACGCCGCCGCAGCGCAGCGCCTACCGCCCCGGCCAGGAGCCGGCGTGGCAGGACGACCGCGGGCCCACCTGCCGCGGCCTCCCCTCGCCCGGCGGCAGCCAGAAGAACCCGCGCGGGTCGGTGACCTTCGCCGACGGCACGGGCGGCGCCGCCGGCTCGTCGGTGCCCTCGGCGCTGCTCGCGCCCGGGGCGGTCGCCGTCGGCAACGTCGACTCCGGCCTGGCCGGGACCCGGGCCGAGCAGGAGGTCGTCGCCATCGCGCTGGCCTCCGAGGGGCACGGCGAGCCCTCGGCGCTGACCACCCTCCTCGCCGGCCCGATGCTGCGGGGGGCGGTGGTCGACCAGTGA
- a CDS encoding MlaD family protein, producing the protein MRTGPSLVKLVAFVVVTVLATGVLAATIANVLPGDKATYRAVFTDVTGLNSGQDVRIAGVRVGTVQDIRVAKDRVSAEVTFEVLRSSTLTQGTAATIKYRNLVGERYVALTQEPGDATPLPEGGTIPLGRTHPALDLTVLFNGFKPLFAALSPQDVNELSAQVISVLQGEGGDVNSLLGQTASLTQALADRDAVIGRTIDNLNTVLGTVESNDTAFADLLTQLQRFVSGLAQDRKAIGDSLTNINALTGDTASLLQAARPDLKSDIANLGDLAGTLNEPQNTQEFERFIAQAPTKISTITRTATYGSWFNFYLCRFDVQNLLLPTGKTPGGLGYDVAAARCRS; encoded by the coding sequence GTGAGGACCGGCCCCAGCCTCGTCAAGCTCGTCGCGTTCGTCGTCGTCACCGTGCTCGCCACGGGTGTCCTCGCGGCGACCATCGCCAACGTCCTGCCCGGCGACAAGGCCACCTACCGCGCCGTCTTCACCGACGTCACCGGCCTGAACAGCGGCCAGGACGTCCGGATCGCCGGCGTGCGCGTCGGCACCGTCCAGGACATCCGGGTCGCGAAGGACCGGGTGAGCGCCGAGGTGACCTTCGAGGTGCTGCGCAGCTCGACCCTCACGCAGGGCACGGCGGCGACCATCAAGTACCGCAACCTCGTCGGCGAGCGCTACGTCGCGCTGACCCAGGAGCCGGGCGACGCCACGCCGCTGCCCGAGGGCGGCACGATCCCGCTGGGGCGCACGCACCCCGCGCTCGACCTCACGGTGCTCTTCAACGGCTTCAAGCCGCTGTTCGCCGCACTGTCGCCGCAGGACGTCAACGAGCTGTCCGCGCAGGTCATCTCCGTCCTCCAGGGCGAGGGTGGCGACGTCAACAGCCTCCTCGGGCAGACCGCGTCGCTCACGCAGGCGCTCGCCGACCGCGACGCCGTCATCGGCCGGACGATCGACAACCTCAACACCGTGCTCGGGACGGTGGAGTCCAACGACACCGCCTTCGCCGACCTCCTGACGCAGCTCCAGCGGTTCGTCTCCGGGCTGGCGCAGGACCGCAAGGCCATCGGCGACTCGCTGACGAACATCAACGCGCTGACCGGTGACACCGCGAGCCTGCTGCAGGCCGCCCGTCCGGACCTCAAGAGCGACATCGCGAACCTCGGCGACCTCGCGGGGACGCTGAACGAGCCGCAGAACACCCAGGAGTTCGAGCGCTTCATCGCGCAGGCGCCGACGAAGATCTCGACCATCACCCGGACGGCGACCTACGGCTCGTGGTTCAACTTCTACCTCTGCCGCTTCGACGTGCAGAACCTCCTGCTGCCCACCGGCAAGACGCCCGGCGGGCTGGGCTACGACGTCGCGGCGGCGAGGTGCCGGTCGTGA
- a CDS encoding MCE family protein: MRALRLPSLPRLPSRRARAGRPPRDRNTLRLGIAGIAAMVVLMVLAFNASSLPFIGGGDDYSAAFTEAGGLRDGDDVRIAGVTVGQVTGVDLEGSHVRVDFRVTEDVAFGPTTGASVRIKTLLGEKYVGLEPRGTGRMKVGAQIPLSRTVSSYDVVTAFSDLTRTTERIDTDQLARSLDVLATEFEDTPENVRGALDGLSRLSSTIASRDEKLRELLRAADSVTGTVAEQNAVVDRLIEDADLLVAELETRREAIHTLFTNTSALAEQVTGLVRDNRAELRPALEQLKGVLSTLQDHEEDLRATIRAMAPFTRLFANTLGTGPWFDTYIQNLTNPVGGVGRG; the protein is encoded by the coding sequence GTGAGGGCGCTCCGGCTGCCGAGCCTGCCCCGCCTGCCCTCCCGCCGGGCGCGGGCCGGTCGGCCTCCGCGCGACCGCAACACGCTGCGGCTCGGCATCGCGGGCATCGCGGCGATGGTCGTGCTCATGGTGCTCGCGTTCAACGCCTCGAGCCTGCCCTTCATCGGCGGCGGCGACGACTACAGCGCGGCCTTCACCGAGGCCGGCGGCCTGCGCGACGGCGACGACGTGCGGATCGCGGGCGTGACGGTCGGCCAGGTCACCGGCGTCGACCTCGAGGGCTCGCACGTGCGCGTCGACTTCCGCGTCACCGAGGACGTCGCCTTCGGGCCGACGACGGGGGCGTCCGTGCGCATCAAGACCCTCCTCGGCGAGAAGTACGTCGGCCTCGAGCCCCGCGGCACCGGCCGGATGAAGGTCGGCGCGCAGATCCCGCTGTCGCGCACCGTCTCCTCGTACGACGTCGTCACCGCGTTCTCCGACCTCACCCGCACGACCGAGCGGATCGACACCGACCAGCTGGCCCGCTCCCTCGACGTCCTCGCGACCGAGTTCGAGGACACCCCCGAGAACGTCCGTGGCGCGCTCGACGGGCTGAGCCGGCTCTCGTCGACCATCGCGAGCCGCGACGAGAAGCTGCGCGAGCTGCTCCGGGCCGCCGACTCGGTCACGGGCACCGTGGCGGAGCAGAACGCGGTCGTCGACCGGCTGATCGAGGATGCCGACCTCCTCGTCGCCGAGCTCGAGACCCGGCGCGAGGCCATCCACACCCTCTTCACGAACACGAGCGCCCTCGCCGAGCAGGTGACCGGGCTGGTCCGCGACAACCGGGCCGAGCTGCGACCGGCCCTCGAGCAGCTCAAGGGGGTCCTCTCCACGCTGCAGGACCACGAGGAGGACCTGCGGGCGACCATCCGCGCGATGGCGCCCTTCACCCGGCTGTTCGCGAACACGCTCGGCACCGGGCCGTGGTTCGACACCTACATCCAGAACCTCACCAACCCCGTGGGAGGGGTGGGGCGCGGATGA
- a CDS encoding MCE family protein, which translates to MTRRTLPGAARVAAAARRTPRRLALAAGVLVLALVAVVAVAWPRPQPMHLTAEFVRAVGLFPGSDVRILGVKVGEVTAVEPRGKTVRVDLDVTTEHPVPADAQAAIVAPSLVSDRYVQLLPVWTDGPRMRDGARIPLERTAVPVELDRVSQSLDDLMVALGPQGANADGALSRVLETGAANLDGNGQTLHDTTVNLSRAVQTFAEGRGDLFSTVKNLNTFTETVAANDKQVRRLNENLASVTTALDDERDDLASALANLAVALDQVTSFVRDNRAVLKDDVARLTDVTSAVAQERKALAETLEDAPVALSNLQLAYDEKTGTLDTRATIQGTDRPGLLLCSLVTGPTGTGNTDLCKSSGLLDLKLPDVLGGLTGSRGDTGGLLRGADPTLGGLLG; encoded by the coding sequence ATGACCCGACGCACGCTCCCCGGCGCCGCCCGCGTGGCCGCCGCCGCCCGCCGCACGCCCCGACGCCTCGCGCTCGCGGCCGGTGTCCTCGTCCTCGCCCTCGTGGCGGTCGTCGCGGTCGCCTGGCCCCGGCCGCAGCCGATGCACCTCACCGCCGAGTTCGTCCGCGCGGTCGGCCTCTTCCCCGGGTCGGACGTCCGCATCCTCGGCGTCAAGGTCGGCGAGGTCACGGCCGTGGAGCCGCGCGGGAAGACCGTCCGGGTCGACCTCGACGTGACGACCGAGCACCCCGTGCCCGCGGACGCCCAGGCGGCCATCGTCGCGCCCTCGCTCGTCAGCGACCGCTACGTCCAGCTGCTGCCGGTCTGGACCGACGGCCCCCGGATGCGTGACGGCGCCCGGATCCCGTTGGAGCGCACCGCCGTCCCCGTCGAGCTCGACCGCGTCAGCCAGAGCCTCGACGACCTCATGGTCGCGCTCGGGCCGCAGGGGGCCAACGCCGACGGTGCGCTCTCGCGGGTGCTCGAGACCGGCGCCGCGAACCTCGACGGCAACGGGCAGACCCTCCACGACACGACCGTCAACCTCTCGCGGGCCGTGCAGACCTTCGCGGAGGGGCGCGGCGACCTCTTCTCCACCGTGAAGAACCTCAACACCTTCACCGAGACGGTGGCCGCCAACGACAAGCAGGTGCGCCGGCTCAACGAGAACCTCGCGTCGGTCACCACCGCCCTCGACGACGAGCGCGACGACCTCGCCTCGGCCCTGGCCAACCTCGCGGTCGCCCTGGACCAGGTCACCTCGTTCGTCCGCGACAACCGCGCCGTGCTCAAGGACGACGTGGCGCGCCTCACCGACGTCACCTCCGCGGTCGCGCAGGAGCGCAAGGCCCTGGCCGAGACCCTCGAGGACGCCCCCGTCGCCCTCTCCAACCTCCAGCTGGCCTACGACGAGAAGACGGGCACGCTCGACACCCGGGCGACCATCCAGGGCACCGACCGGCCCGGGCTGCTCCTCTGCTCGCTCGTCACCGGCCCCACCGGCACGGGCAACACCGACCTCTGCAAGAGCTCCGGCCTCCTCGACCTGAAGCTGCCGGACGTCCTCGGCGGGCTCACCGGCTCGCGGGGCGACACCGGCGGCCTGCTGCGCGGCGCCGACCCGACCCTCGGAGGGCTGCTCGGATGA
- a CDS encoding MCE family protein: MTTTRRRATAVVSALVVLVLAGCTSVYDLPLPGGPRAEGRQITVRAEFTDVLDLVPRSSVKVDEVTVGEVTAIDLDGWTARVTMRVPAASDLPDDTRAELKQTSLLGEKYVALERPDGGGSGRLGDGDLIPLERTGRNPEVEEVLAALSMLLNGGGVGQLKVIETELNNALRGRTDDVRSLITQLDTFVGGLDEQKAEIIRAIDGIDRLSASLAQRRDELEGVLRELPKGLKILADQREQLTTMLTSLDRLGKVGTRVVRASREDTLANLEALKPVLAQLAKAGDDLPASLQLLLTYPFPDSSLQAIKGDYTNLRVTADLDLRGLTLPLPTSLPTILPTSLPTVLPTRLPTALPTALPTVTVPVPTVLPSLPLPTRSGGPLCPPVCLGGGSTEDASWTTLYTGGQP, from the coding sequence ATGACCACCACCCGCCGCCGCGCCACCGCCGTCGTCAGCGCCCTCGTCGTCCTCGTCCTCGCGGGCTGCACGAGCGTCTACGACCTGCCGCTCCCGGGAGGTCCCCGGGCCGAGGGCCGCCAGATCACCGTCAGGGCGGAGTTCACCGACGTCCTCGACCTCGTCCCGCGCTCGTCGGTCAAGGTCGACGAGGTCACCGTCGGCGAGGTGACGGCCATCGACCTCGACGGCTGGACCGCCCGCGTGACGATGCGCGTGCCGGCCGCGAGCGACCTGCCCGACGACACCCGGGCCGAGCTCAAGCAGACCTCGCTCCTCGGCGAGAAGTACGTCGCCCTCGAGCGCCCCGACGGCGGCGGCTCCGGCCGGCTCGGCGACGGCGACCTCATCCCGCTGGAGCGCACCGGCCGCAACCCCGAGGTCGAGGAGGTGCTGGCCGCCCTCTCGATGCTGCTCAACGGCGGGGGAGTGGGCCAGCTCAAGGTCATCGAGACCGAGCTGAACAACGCGCTGCGGGGGCGCACCGACGACGTGAGGAGCCTCATCACCCAGCTCGACACCTTCGTCGGGGGCCTGGACGAGCAGAAGGCCGAGATCATCCGCGCGATCGACGGCATCGACCGGCTGAGCGCGAGCCTGGCGCAGCGGCGCGACGAGCTCGAGGGGGTCCTGCGGGAGCTGCCGAAGGGCCTGAAGATCCTCGCCGACCAGCGCGAGCAGCTGACGACGATGCTCACCTCGCTCGACCGCCTCGGCAAGGTCGGCACGCGGGTCGTGCGGGCCTCGCGCGAGGACACGCTGGCGAACCTGGAGGCCCTGAAGCCCGTGCTCGCCCAGCTGGCGAAGGCCGGCGACGACCTGCCCGCGAGCCTCCAGCTGCTGCTCACCTACCCCTTCCCCGACTCCTCGCTGCAGGCCATCAAGGGCGACTACACGAACCTGCGCGTGACGGCGGACCTCGACCTGCGGGGCCTCACCCTGCCCCTGCCGACCTCGTTGCCCACGATCCTGCCGACCTCGCTGCCCACCGTGCTGCCGACCAGGCTCCCGACCGCCCTCCCGACGGCGCTGCCGACCGTGACGGTGCCGGTGCCGACGGTCCTGCCGAGCCTGCCCCTGCCGACGCGCTCCGGCGGGCCGCTCTGCCCGCCCGTGTGCCTCGGCGGCGGCTCCACCGAGGACGCGTCCTGGACCACCCTCTACACCGGGGGGCAGCCGTGA
- a CDS encoding MlaD family protein has protein sequence MIRRLTRVQLGLFLVITVVATSILSASYVGLTERVFGTGPTVVVDLASSGGIFEGAEVTYRGVRVGRVEELTLSADGVRAHAKLESGVEVPTDTRAVVENRSAVGEQYLDLQPRAAGAPYLADGDVIARDDTATPLRVDQLLLDVDRTVRSVPKDDLATVVDELGTGFEGTGDDLGRLIDDGDALTRSAIEALPDTVALLRSGKVVLDTQREGASQIRTLSGNLARISETLRDSDPDLRVVLDRGAVASRELEAVVAENRTSLATLLANLVTVGQVTSARVDGIDQLLITYPEVVAGGYTVVPGDGSAHFGLQLSQSPGPCTQGYGGTTKTDPNRTSGLPPVNTDARCTLPRGSASTVRGAQNAPGARPAGSTSYAMAYGSEPVPLGTTAYGAPATVGAPVAPAAGGGLSWIMEEATR, from the coding sequence GTGATCCGCCGCCTGACCCGGGTCCAGCTCGGGCTCTTCCTCGTCATCACCGTCGTCGCGACGTCGATCCTCTCGGCGAGCTACGTCGGGCTCACCGAGCGCGTCTTCGGCACCGGCCCGACCGTGGTCGTCGACCTCGCGAGCTCCGGTGGCATCTTCGAGGGCGCCGAGGTCACCTACCGCGGGGTCCGCGTCGGGCGGGTCGAGGAGCTGACCCTCAGCGCCGACGGCGTCCGCGCCCACGCGAAGCTCGAGAGCGGCGTCGAGGTGCCCACCGACACCCGCGCCGTCGTCGAGAACCGCTCGGCCGTGGGGGAGCAGTACCTCGACCTCCAGCCGCGAGCCGCCGGCGCCCCGTACCTCGCCGACGGCGACGTCATCGCGCGCGACGACACCGCCACCCCGCTGCGCGTCGACCAGCTGCTCCTCGACGTCGACCGCACGGTCCGCTCGGTCCCGAAGGACGACCTCGCGACGGTCGTCGACGAGCTGGGCACCGGCTTCGAGGGGACCGGCGACGACCTCGGCCGGCTCATCGACGACGGGGACGCGTTGACCCGCAGCGCGATCGAGGCGCTGCCCGACACCGTCGCCCTGCTGCGCTCGGGCAAGGTCGTGCTCGACACCCAGCGCGAGGGCGCCTCGCAGATCCGGACCCTCTCGGGCAACCTCGCCCGCATCTCCGAGACGCTGCGCGACTCCGACCCCGACCTGCGCGTCGTCCTCGACCGCGGCGCCGTGGCCTCGCGCGAGCTCGAGGCGGTCGTCGCGGAGAACCGCACCTCGCTCGCGACGCTGCTCGCCAACCTCGTGACCGTCGGGCAGGTGACGAGCGCCCGCGTCGACGGTATCGACCAGCTGCTCATCACCTACCCCGAGGTCGTCGCGGGCGGCTACACCGTCGTCCCCGGCGACGGCAGCGCCCACTTCGGCCTCCAGCTCTCGCAGTCGCCGGGGCCCTGCACCCAGGGCTACGGGGGGACGACCAAGACCGACCCCAACCGCACGAGCGGACTGCCGCCGGTCAACACCGACGCCCGCTGCACGCTGCCCCGGGGGTCGGCCTCGACCGTGCGCGGCGCGCAGAACGCGCCCGGCGCGCGCCCGGCCGGCAGCACGAGCTACGCGATGGCGTACGGTTCCGAGCCGGTCCCGCTCGGGACCACCGCCTACGGGGCGCCCGCGACCGTCGGCGCCCCCGTCGCCCCGGCCGCCGGCGGCGGCCTGTCCTGGATCATGGAGGAGGCCACCCGATGA